A part of Chroogloeocystis siderophila 5.2 s.c.1 genomic DNA contains:
- a CDS encoding 4-hydroxybenzoate solanesyltransferase has translation MLTQQEQSEPTWFTIIRLLRWDKPEGRLILMIPALWAVFLAAQGTPPLPLVGVIVLGTLATSAAGCVVNDLWDRDIDPQVQRTRNRPLASRALSVKVGIVVAFVALACAFGLSLYLNTLSFWLCVVAVPVILLYPGAKRVFPVPQLVLSIAWGFGVLISWSAVTRSLSFSTWLLWGATVLWTLGFDTVYAMSDRDDDRRIGVNSSALFFGKYAADAIGIFFIGTVALLAWLGIELQLHLAFWIALALATSGWIWQYIRLKQEDIPNLAYAEMFRQNVWLGFLVLAGMIAGSLSY, from the coding sequence ATGCTGACACAGCAAGAACAATCTGAACCAACTTGGTTTACGATCATTCGCTTATTGCGCTGGGATAAGCCTGAAGGAAGGCTTATCTTGATGATTCCTGCACTTTGGGCAGTCTTTTTAGCCGCGCAGGGAACGCCTCCATTACCGCTTGTTGGTGTCATTGTCTTAGGGACTCTCGCGACAAGTGCTGCGGGTTGTGTTGTTAACGACCTCTGGGATCGCGACATCGATCCGCAAGTGCAAAGAACTCGCAATCGTCCTTTAGCATCTCGCGCGCTTTCTGTCAAGGTAGGAATTGTTGTTGCTTTCGTCGCGTTAGCCTGCGCGTTTGGTTTATCGCTATATCTCAATACATTATCTTTTTGGCTATGTGTCGTTGCTGTACCTGTTATTCTCTTGTATCCTGGTGCAAAACGCGTATTTCCCGTTCCTCAATTAGTCCTTTCAATTGCTTGGGGATTTGGCGTATTAATTAGCTGGAGTGCAGTAACACGATCGCTGTCCTTTTCAACATGGTTGCTTTGGGGGGCGACGGTACTATGGACGTTGGGTTTTGATACCGTTTATGCGATGAGCGATCGCGATGATGATCGCCGTATTGGTGTGAATTCTAGCGCTTTGTTTTTTGGCAAATATGCAGCCGATGCGATCGGTATTTTCTTTATCGGAACGGTTGCTTTGCTTGCTTGGTTGGGTATCGAATTACAACTTCATCTTGCTTTTTGGATTGCCCTTGCACTAGCAACATCTGGTTGGATTTGGCAGTATATTCGTTTAAAACAAGAAGATATTCCTAACTTGGCTTATGCAGAGATGTTTCGCCAAAATGTATGGTTAGGTTTTCTTGTACTTGCTGGCATGATTGCGGGAAGTTTGAGTTACTAA